TGGAACCCAGTCAGATGTTAGGATGAATTTATATGATGTAGATATATCAATTTCTGATGTTAAATTCTCAGAGAGAACTTTATGTGTACCTTACTAATATAGACTGGAGTGGCTATAAGTTAATTATTGAAATGTCGTAAGTATGAAACGCTTAATTAAAATATATCTCTTATTTGTGTTGTTGTGCGTTTCCGGCTCAGCTTTTTCACAAACAGAACAATTAATTCAGGTAGCTGACGAGGTATATAACTTCGGTGACATTAAAGATGCCTTGGAGATATACAAACAAGTACTGGAGCTTGATTCTATGCATGTAAAGGCTAACTACATGGCTGGTAAATGTTATATTGAGACTATCAATAAGGAAAAATCTCTGCCTTATCTGCTTAAGGCGTATGACCTGGATCATAAATATGCTGCCAATATTCTCTACCTTATTGGACTTTCTTATCATTATAATTATTCTTTTGAACAAGCTATAGGGTTCTATAAGCAATATATTGAAAAGCTCGAATCCGGTGTTTATAGTAAGGACTATAATAATAACAAGGTTATGGAGGAGCTAAAGAAAACCAACAGAAGGATAGAGGAATGTAATACAGCCCTTGTTATGGTGAAGAATCCTGTTCAAGTCAAAATTGAAAATCTCGGAAGGGAAATAAATTCAGAATTCCCGGACTATGCTCCGGTTATATCTGCTGATCAAAAGGTAATGTTCTTTACTTCCAGGAGAAAAGGTAGTATTGGTGGTAACAAAGATAAAGACAACGAGTTCTTTGAGGATGTTTATTTTTCTCATGGAAGTAATGGTAAATGGAGTGAAGCAGAAAATGTGGGAACAAAAATCAACTCCAAACTTCACGAGTCGAGTATAGGCCTTAGCCATGATGGTAAACAGCTATTCGTTTATGTAGATAATGATAAGAACAAGGGTGATATATTCTATTGTTTTATTGATGCAAACAATGAATGGTCTTCTCCAAAACCTTTTGGAAAGCCGGTAAACTCTGAATTTATTGAGAACGCAATTACAATTTCGGAAGACGGGAATACTGTAGTTTTCAGCAGTAACAGAAAAGGTGGTAAAGGAGGATTAGATCTTTATATCTCTACAAGAAAAAATAAAAATGCAAACTGGAGTGAACCTCAGAACATAGCAGCAATTAATTCTGAATACGATGATGAGTCCCCATATCTTACAGGGAATACACTTTACTTTAGTTCCAAAGGTCATGAAGGTATGGGAGGATATGATCTTTTCAAATCAGAGTATGATTCTACAACTTCTACCTGGAGCAAACCTCAGAATCTTGGCCACCCTATCAACTCTGCTGCTGATGATTTTTCAATAGTAGTGGCCGATGGTGGAAAGATTGGTTATATAGCTTCTGTAAAGAAAGAAGGTTTCGGAGATATGGATATCTACAAAGTTTATTTTGATGAAAAGCCGAAAGAGGAGCTAGCCCAAAAGACTGAAGAGAAGAAACCTGAGGAGAAAAAGACTGAAAAGAAAGTACAATCTCTTTCTCCCAAAAATGAATTGTTTAAATCTGCTCCTGTAGCAAAAAAGGAAATAATAAAAGGATTTAAGATTTCCATAAATGTATATGATGCAGTTTCAAAAGAGCCTTTAAATGCCTCTATTAAGCTGAATTTTTCTGACCTTAATGCCGGGCTTGTAGAGGCAAAATGCATATCAGGAAAATTCTCTAAAGAGTATAAAGTAAAGCCATCTTCGAATGTGGCTATTTCTGTTGATTATACGGGTTATGTATTCTCTACTGCCAATGTAGTTTTAAATGACTCTGTTATTACAAAAAACTTTTATTTGGAAAAAATTAAGGAGGGTGTCTCCAGAGTTTTGAGAAACATATATTTTGATTTTGATAAGGCTACATTAAAAAGTGAATCAAATTCAGAACTTAACAACTTATATAAATTCCTGACTACAAATACGGGTGTAAGGATAAGAATTGATGGCCATACTGACAGCAAAGGTTCTCACCAGTATAACAATTTACTGTCACAGAAGAGATCTGAAGAAGTTGTTAATTGGCTGGTATCAAAAGGGATATCCAGAGATAGGCTGTCTGCGAAAGGCTTTGGTGAAAGCAAACCACTTGCAAGTAATGATGATGAAGAAGAAGGAAGAGAGCTTAACAGAAGGACTGAGTTTGTTATTCTTGAAAATTCAAGCAAAGCGACATCTTTTAAATAATTGAAAGATGTTGTTTTGTTTTTATTTTTATTGTCTTTGATTTTGTAAATAGGTTTTGACTACTCTCGCTTTTTTTCAGGTTTAATACCAAAAATGACCAATATATTTTTTTTAAAGGTTGCTTATTGAGTCAAATAAGTCTTTTATTTATTGATAAGTGTATCTTTTATTTCTGCAGGATTTTCTCTTGAGAATGCAGTTAAATACCTTTCGACTACTTCATAGAATACTATTTCCGGCTTTACTTCATCAATAACATTATAATCGAAGCTGTTCCATTGATGAGGTCTTTCAGTCAAAATGAAATGATTGGCTAAGAAAGGTTTAATAAGCCAATAATATGAGTCATGAAACATAACAATATTCTTTTTAGGTAATGTTGTTGTATCTTTCAGATCAAAATCATATTCGTGATCTTTGAAATCCTTTTGAAGGTTAACCATTTTAGCAAGGTCTCCTCCTTCAGTTTCTTTGAAGCTGATGTTGTAATCTTTAAGCTGTAAGGGTTTTAACTCAGGGTAAACTAGTGATAGTTGATTGATGATTTCTGTATAAGCTATAAATCCACCATACTGATTCCAGTGGGAGTCTGCTTTATAGTAAAGTAAGTGCTTATTATCTTTAGCTTTGATCATGGTTTCCCTTAGATCAATTATTTTTAAATTTGAATTGCTTTTCAGATAAGACATAATCTGATCGGCAACTGTAATTCCTTTTTTATATGGAAAAAATTCGGAGTAAATTGTTTGTTTGTTAGGACACATGATTATGTAAAAGTCAATATTCCTTTTTCTAAGCCATCTTTCTTGGGCTTCAAGGTTCAGTTTGATTTTTAATAATGATGTATCTGCCAGAATTTGTTGGCCTGTAAAACTTTCAATCGGATATCCATCACCACTACCCGAATAGTATAGCCACTCTTCGGTTCCTTGAATTACAGATGGTGTAATGCTGATTTCTTTCAGAATTTTTGTTTTTACATAATAGTAGCTTCTGATGAGCTCAGTTTTTAGTGTTAAAGAATCGGATAATAGATTTTCATATTTTTTAACTGTAGCACTAAAAGTATGTTGCTGAGGCCCGTTTTCAGATTCCGGAAGTTTATAATTATTTAGTGTATTCAGAAATAATATACACGGGATGAAAAGTAGAATTGCGAATACTATTACAAGGAATAAATCACTTGCCTTATATCTGTTTTTCATTTCAATATTAAAATCTGAAGTATATAAAAGGATTGTAGGTTCCTGCAATAAGTGAAAGCATACTCAACACCAATAAGATTATCAAAACAGAAACACCTGCAAAATCAGCCGTTGTTCGCAGATTCTCACTTTCTCTGAAGATCTTGATTTTCCTTAGCTGAAGCATATTTTTAATCACAGGAGTTGAGAAGATCAATCCTGCTATGAATGCTATTATAAAATCAGTATCTCTGAAGGGAATAAAGTAGTTTTCGTTGACAGAGAATTCTGGGGTAAACATATTTTTCAGATAACTCAACGCAATATTAAGACTGTCTGATCTGAAGAATACCCATCCTATGCATATTATAATTATTGAATAAGAGTGTTTAACTAATGATGGTAACCTTTCTATAACATTTCCATAAGAAGTTCTTTCTAGTATAAGAAAAGCTCCATGCCATCCTCCCCAGACTATAAATGTCCAGTTAGGTCCATGCCACAATCCACAAAGAAGAAATACTGTAATAAGGTTAAAGTAGGTCCTTAAATTCCCTTTTTTATTGCCTCCAAGTGGTATATAAAGGTAATCTCTGAACCATGAAGAAAGCGATATATGCCACCTGCGCCAGAATTCTTTTATTGATTTTGAGATGTATGGATAATTAAAATTTTCAGGAAAATCAAAACCAAACATTTTACCTAATCCTACAGCCATGTCTGAGTATCCTGAAAAGTCAAAGTATATTTGCATGGCATAAGTAATGATGGTTATCCAGGAAATGAGGAATCCCGCTTCTGCTATGTTTTGAGCGAAAATATAATCTACTGCACCGGCAAGGTTATTTGCTATTAAAACCTTTTTGGCAAGTCCGATAATGAATCTCTTTAAGCCTGTGGCTATTTTTTTAAATGAATGTTTTCTTTCCGTCAATTGCTGAGATATTTCCGGATAACGTACTATAGGTCCTGCTACCAGTTGAGGAAAATTTGTAATGTATAAACCCAGGTTTACAATGCTTTTTTGCGACTGTGAGGATTTTCTGTATACATCTATTACATAGGATAGGGCGTGGAACGTAAAAAAAGATATACCTAAAGGAAGTGTAATTTTTTCTGCTGCAGGCATACCCGCTAATTCTAATAAGAAGTTTGAATATTTAAAGTAAACTAATAAGCCAAGATTAAATACTACAGCAAGGGTAATAGTAGTTTTAGGTGCCAGTTCGTCTGGTTTTTCCAGCATTGAGGCAAAGAAAAAATTGGCCAAAATAGAGATAAGCATCACAAAGCTATTCTGCGCTTCTCCCCATATGTAAAATGAAAGACTAGCTGCTAAGAGGAACAGGTTTTTAAATTTTCCTGGTAAAATGTAATATCCCAAAAGGCATACCGGCAGGAAAAGAAATATGAAGACAAGAGAACTAAAGACCATTGTGAATATTTGATTATCAAAGATAATTCAAATGACTCAACGGGCAAAATAAGGCATTTAGTACGGAAGAAAAATTTCCAAATGCGAATTGTTGTATTTATAAATATTTGTAAATCAGGGCTTTTTTGCTCTTTTATTGGGTAAAATAATAAATGGCTCCTGCTATAATGAGAATAAAGAATAGAATCAAAATGGCAACTGTGGTCCTGGAGGTTTTTCTGGAAGCTTTAAGCCGCACGTTTTCGTGTCTAGCGAATTTGCTTCCCCAAAGTCCTTTTACTGCGTATACAACTTTGTCAACTGTCGATTTATCTTTAACGACATAATCAAAAGCACCTGCTGATTTTACTTTGTCGACTAAAACCTTTTCTTGTTCATTGGTAAGGACTATAATATCAGCTTCCGGCTTCCTTTTTTTGATAAGTTTTACTGCATCAATTATATTAAGATCTGAATATTGTTCATCCAGAATTACAATATCCAGGTCTTTGCCGATATACATGTCCAGATCCTTGGCTATTGTATGGCCATTTCTGTGTATATTCACTTTCTCATGAAATTCTCTTTTAAGTCTTTCTGTGAGAAGTGTTGAACTCATTTCATCTTCAATCAGTAAAATGTCAAGAATTGTATCCTCGGTCATAAGTGGAGTTTTCACTTTTAACTAAGGGGAATTTGAATTGTTTAAATATTGGTCAAACTTCTGTTAGTACTTTTCTTAGCTCTCTTCTCATAATCTTATTGGATGCAGTTCGGGGTATGGTGGCAACTTTCACGATTTGAGAAATTCTGAACAAGGGATTTAACTGTGATGTTAGTAAATCCTGAAGATTTCTCTTAAGCACTCCTTCGTCTGAAACTTGATTCCTCTCTGTATAAAAGACAACCAGCTTTTCAGGCCCTCCTGTAGTAGGGGCAATTGATACTGCAGCAGTTTCCAGAATCTGTGGATGTTTATTGAGGGTCTCCTCAATTTCGACAGCGCTTATTTTAATGCCTCCAAGGTTCATTGCATCATCTGTCCTTCCTACGCTTTTATAAAATTTATAAGGACCTTCTTGTATAGTTTCAAACGCATCACCATGTTTTCTGAGTACTTCTCCTTTTGGGCCACTAGGCATCCCGTAATAATATTCATTATGATGATTTTTGTTCAAAAGTGTCTGACTCAAGCCTATTGATGGAGGAACAATAAATACTTCTCCTGTTTCATTGGCTCTTGCCGGTTGTTTGTTTTCATCTAAAAGGTAGTAATTAAGACCCAGTGCCGGAGTGGTAAACGTAGCAGGAGAAACGGGCTCACAAATTGTTCCTGTAATGTAGCCTCCTCCAATTTCTGTACCTCCGCAATATTCAATAATAGGAGCTTTAAAATCCGACATTCCCATAAGATATAAGTAATCATCAGCGTTGGATGGCTCTCCGGTAGATGAGTACAGCCTGACACTCCAGTTAAATTTATTTATAAAGTCATTTTTAATCCAGCCTCGTACTACTGATGGTATTGTTCCCATAATAGTGATACCAGCATTTTCAGCAAATTTCCCAAATTGTTCTGTAACTGCAGATCCAGTGAATAGGGCCATTGTTGCTTTATTGATTAAGGTCGCATATATAAGCCATGGTGCCATCATCCAGCCCATGCCGGTTGTCCAGGTTACTATGTCGGATTCTTTAATATCAAGATGAAAATGTCCGTCGGCCGCGCATTTGATAGGCGTTGTATGTGTCCAAGGAATAGACTTTGGTTCCTTTGTTGTGCCGGATGAGAAAAGAATATTGGTTATGTCGTAAGGATCACAGCCGGTGGAATATCCTGCATTTTTGGACAGTAGCTTTCCTAATATCGAATCTCCTTTTCGTAGATTTTTTTCATTATCCAAGGAAATGAGTATGGCAGGTGCGCAATTAGCTTCTTTAACTTTGTCATATACATTAAGCATTTTACCACCATATGTGTATTGGCTTACAGTAATAATCGCTTTTGCATTAGTCATATCGACACGCTTGCAAAGTTCAACAGGAGAAAAACTGTCTGCTACGGAAACTGCAATCATTCCAGCCTTGACAAGGGCAAGATAAATGGCTACTGCATCAATGGAAAACGGAAGATAAAGAACGAAACGATCACCTTGTTTATAACCTTTTTCTATAAGGCCATTTGCAATACGGTTGCTGTATAAATCAAGTTGTTCATATGTTATCTTTTTAATACTTTCATTCTCTTCACAACCTTCGATGATGGCGATTTTATTTTTATCAGCAAGGAAGCAGCTGTCGGCAATGTTTATCAGAGCCCCTTCCATCCATATAGCTTCCTCAACACCGTGAGATGTGTCAAGTATAGATAAATAGGGGTCTTTGAATTTAATACCTAGGCGTTTAACAGCCTTTTCCCAATAAAGTGCCCTGAAAGATGATGCCCAACTGAAGAGTTCTTTAAAATCTTGATTGTCACTTTCTGCAATCAACCATGATAAGTTTGAATTTTCGATGTCATCAGGCGATGGATACCATGCAATACCAGTTTTATTTTTCTTATAAAGTTCATGAAATATTTCCTTCCACAAATTAATTTCTTTGCGAGAAAAACGGGTACTCAGAAGGTTCTTCCACCATAAAGCCTTTTCCTCAATCTCGCCTTCTTTTTCAGAAAGAATTTGCAACTGCTCTCTTTCCTCATCATCAAGAATAGCTGAATATATTTTCATTAAATTCAGTAATAAGTTAAAACAATATTAAAATTGGTTGACAGGGGCAAAATGCTCCGATTAGATTTTAACAACAATTAAACCATTTTGTCTAACTATCAGCAGGAAAAACATTTGTTTTTTCCCTGAAACAAAGATTTACGCATTGTCGACTAGAGAGTTCAGAAATTTGTCAAACAAAAGTGGGAGTTTATTATTCTGGCTAAAAAAAGAAGTCAGTGTTTAAAAGCTTGAGAACGAGAATTATTTTCATTTTTATTTTGTTCTACAGGATAAATCTTTTGTTTATCTCCTATACAAAGTATTAATTTTAGTTCATGAACGGTTCCGAAAAAAAACTTTTTCT
This window of the Sporocytophaga myxococcoides genome carries:
- a CDS encoding OmpA family protein, whose translation is MKRLIKIYLLFVLLCVSGSAFSQTEQLIQVADEVYNFGDIKDALEIYKQVLELDSMHVKANYMAGKCYIETINKEKSLPYLLKAYDLDHKYAANILYLIGLSYHYNYSFEQAIGFYKQYIEKLESGVYSKDYNNNKVMEELKKTNRRIEECNTALVMVKNPVQVKIENLGREINSEFPDYAPVISADQKVMFFTSRRKGSIGGNKDKDNEFFEDVYFSHGSNGKWSEAENVGTKINSKLHESSIGLSHDGKQLFVYVDNDKNKGDIFYCFIDANNEWSSPKPFGKPVNSEFIENAITISEDGNTVVFSSNRKGGKGGLDLYISTRKNKNANWSEPQNIAAINSEYDDESPYLTGNTLYFSSKGHEGMGGYDLFKSEYDSTTSTWSKPQNLGHPINSAADDFSIVVADGGKIGYIASVKKEGFGDMDIYKVYFDEKPKEELAQKTEEKKPEEKKTEKKVQSLSPKNELFKSAPVAKKEIIKGFKISINVYDAVSKEPLNASIKLNFSDLNAGLVEAKCISGKFSKEYKVKPSSNVAISVDYTGYVFSTANVVLNDSVITKNFYLEKIKEGVSRVLRNIYFDFDKATLKSESNSELNNLYKFLTTNTGVRIRIDGHTDSKGSHQYNNLLSQKRSEEVVNWLVSKGISRDRLSAKGFGESKPLASNDDEEEGRELNRRTEFVILENSSKATSFK
- a CDS encoding alginate O-acetyltransferase AlgX-related protein — protein: MKNRYKASDLFLVIVFAILLFIPCILFLNTLNNYKLPESENGPQQHTFSATVKKYENLLSDSLTLKTELIRSYYYVKTKILKEISITPSVIQGTEEWLYYSGSGDGYPIESFTGQQILADTSLLKIKLNLEAQERWLRKRNIDFYIIMCPNKQTIYSEFFPYKKGITVADQIMSYLKSNSNLKIIDLRETMIKAKDNKHLLYYKADSHWNQYGGFIAYTEIINQLSLVYPELKPLQLKDYNISFKETEGGDLAKMVNLQKDFKDHEYDFDLKDTTTLPKKNIVMFHDSYYWLIKPFLANHFILTERPHQWNSFDYNVIDEVKPEIVFYEVVERYLTAFSRENPAEIKDTLINK
- a CDS encoding MBOAT family O-acyltransferase translates to MVFSSLVFIFLFLPVCLLGYYILPGKFKNLFLLAASLSFYIWGEAQNSFVMLISILANFFFASMLEKPDELAPKTTITLAVVFNLGLLVYFKYSNFLLELAGMPAAEKITLPLGISFFTFHALSYVIDVYRKSSQSQKSIVNLGLYITNFPQLVAGPIVRYPEISQQLTERKHSFKKIATGLKRFIIGLAKKVLIANNLAGAVDYIFAQNIAEAGFLISWITIITYAMQIYFDFSGYSDMAVGLGKMFGFDFPENFNYPYISKSIKEFWRRWHISLSSWFRDYLYIPLGGNKKGNLRTYFNLITVFLLCGLWHGPNWTFIVWGGWHGAFLILERTSYGNVIERLPSLVKHSYSIIIICIGWVFFRSDSLNIALSYLKNMFTPEFSVNENYFIPFRDTDFIIAFIAGLIFSTPVIKNMLQLRKIKIFRESENLRTTADFAGVSVLIILLVLSMLSLIAGTYNPFIYFRF
- a CDS encoding response regulator, which produces MTEDTILDILLIEDEMSSTLLTERLKREFHEKVNIHRNGHTIAKDLDMYIGKDLDIVILDEQYSDLNIIDAVKLIKKRKPEADIIVLTNEQEKVLVDKVKSAGAFDYVVKDKSTVDKVVYAVKGLWGSKFARHENVRLKASRKTSRTTVAILILFFILIIAGAIYYFTQ
- a CDS encoding AMP-binding protein, with the protein product MKIYSAILDDEEREQLQILSEKEGEIEEKALWWKNLLSTRFSRKEINLWKEIFHELYKKNKTGIAWYPSPDDIENSNLSWLIAESDNQDFKELFSWASSFRALYWEKAVKRLGIKFKDPYLSILDTSHGVEEAIWMEGALINIADSCFLADKNKIAIIEGCEENESIKKITYEQLDLYSNRIANGLIEKGYKQGDRFVLYLPFSIDAVAIYLALVKAGMIAVSVADSFSPVELCKRVDMTNAKAIITVSQYTYGGKMLNVYDKVKEANCAPAILISLDNEKNLRKGDSILGKLLSKNAGYSTGCDPYDITNILFSSGTTKEPKSIPWTHTTPIKCAADGHFHLDIKESDIVTWTTGMGWMMAPWLIYATLINKATMALFTGSAVTEQFGKFAENAGITIMGTIPSVVRGWIKNDFINKFNWSVRLYSSTGEPSNADDYLYLMGMSDFKAPIIEYCGGTEIGGGYITGTICEPVSPATFTTPALGLNYYLLDENKQPARANETGEVFIVPPSIGLSQTLLNKNHHNEYYYGMPSGPKGEVLRKHGDAFETIQEGPYKFYKSVGRTDDAMNLGGIKISAVEIEETLNKHPQILETAAVSIAPTTGGPEKLVVFYTERNQVSDEGVLKRNLQDLLTSQLNPLFRISQIVKVATIPRTASNKIMRRELRKVLTEV